Below is a window of Streptomyces sp. NBC_01429 DNA.
GACACGGCGGACGTGTACGGCACCGGCCGCAGCGAGCGGGTGCTGGGGCGGGCGCTCGCCGGCCGGCGGGACGAGGTGGTCATCGCCACGAAGTGGGGCAACGTCTTCGACGAGGAGACGCGCACGCGGACCGGTGCGGACGCGACGGCCGCGTACGCGCGCCGGGCGCTGGTCGCGTCGTTGCGGCGGCTGGGTACTGACTGGATCGACGTGTACCAACTGCATCTGGGCGACGCGTCGTTGGCCGACGCGGATGAACTGCGCGCGGTCTGCGACGAGTTCGTACGGGAAGGACTCATCCGCGCGTACGCCTGGAGCACCGACGACCCCGAGCGGGCGGCGTTCTTCGCCCGGGGCGAGCACTGCGCGGGCGTCCAGCACGCGTGCAATGTGCTGACGGACGCGCCCGGGATGCTGGCGCTCTGTGAGCGGCGCGGACTCGCGTCCATCGTGCGCAGCCCGCTCGCCATGGGCCTGCTCACCGGCAAGCGGGGATCCTCCGGCCGTGGCGCGGCGGGCGACATCCGTTCGCTGCCGCCCGCGTGGCTGAACTGGTTCGACGAAGGCGGCGTGCCCGCGCCGGAGTGGGAGGCGCGCGTCGATGCCGTACGGGAGGTGCTCACCGCCGACGGCCGCACGCTCGCA
It encodes the following:
- a CDS encoding aldo/keto reductase, whose product is MENRTLGDSEIQVSALGFGCWAIGGEWQDTDGNPLGWGTVDDGESVAAIRRAMELGVTFFDTADVYGTGRSERVLGRALAGRRDEVVIATKWGNVFDEETRTRTGADATAAYARRALVASLRRLGTDWIDVYQLHLGDASLADADELRAVCDEFVREGLIRAYAWSTDDPERAAFFARGEHCAGVQHACNVLTDAPGMLALCERRGLASIVRSPLAMGLLTGKRGSSGRGAAGDIRSLPPAWLNWFDEGGVPAPEWEARVDAVREVLTADGRTLAQGALAWLWARSPRTVPIPGFRSVAQAEENATALQLGPLSAAQFSEVSELLR